CGCGATCGAGGCATCGTTTCGGGAGGCGTCGTGCGCGTTACTTGTGAAGGATGCGGCGGACGCGGCGCGCTGGTCCGACCGCTTCGCGGCCGAGCACGTGAACCTCGCCGTCACCGACCCCCGGGAGTTTCTCTCGCGTGTTCAACATGGCGGCGAGTTCTTCCTGGGCGATACGCCAGTTGCTGCGGGCGACTATTACGCCGGCCCGAGCCACACTTTGCCGACGGACACGACCGGCCGATTCACCAGCGGCGTGAGCTGCATCACGTTCATGAAACGCAGCGGCACCGTCGCGTACCCGGTTGGTTTGCCTGCACAGGCGATCGCCGACATCGCCGCGATGGCCGAGGCGGAGGGGCTCGACGGTCATGCGGCGAGTGTGCGCAAGCGCGCGCGGTAGCCGCAAGCGGCTGGAGTCCGCATGCGGCTTTTCAGCGTCGATACCGGCGCAGCGTCTCGACGATTTTTTGATGCGCATCCAGCGGCTTGCTGAGCATGAGCCAGAACGCTTCGTGGAACGCGGTGCCGGCGGTGGCGAAGCCGATGGTGCCCAGGCCGAACAGGCGTTGGAGCAGCGGGAGGATCAGGTCGGTCTGCTGGATATTCTTCAGCGGGCACTCGAAGACGCGGACGTTGAGTACGCCGCGGACGCGGATGACGCGCTGGTCGGTGAGCACATAGATCTGGTTGAGCCATTCGAGCACCTGCCAGAACAGGCGTGCGCCGATGAGCCCGGCCCCGGCGAGGACGAGGTCGGCGTGCGAGAGCCCGAGGTTGATGCCGCGGGCCTGGAACTGGCCCAGTAGGAGCACGCCGAGCAGGATGACGATGATCGTGCGCAGCGGCGCGAGGACGATGAACAACGGGCTGGGTTTGAGCAAGAGGATGATGACCTCGCCCGGCTGCAGGAGCTGCGCGGGCAGCATGACGGCGGCCTGCGCGCTGAGCGGCTCGGCGGCGCCGTCGGCGCTGAGGCGATA
The sequence above is a segment of the Phycisphaeraceae bacterium D3-23 genome. Coding sequences within it:
- a CDS encoding PH domain-containing protein encodes the protein MTKPPAPPPRDYRLSADGAAEPLSAQAAVMLPAQLLQPGEVIILLLKPSPLFIVLAPLRTIIVILLGVLLLGQFQARGINLGLSHADLVLAGAGLIGARLFWQVLEWLNQIYVLTDQRVIRVRGVLNVRVFECPLKNIQQTDLILPLLQRLFGLGTIGFATAGTAFHEAFWLMLSKPLDAHQKIVETLRRYRR